One part of the Algibacter sp. L1A34 genome encodes these proteins:
- a CDS encoding monovalent cation:proton antiporter-2 (CPA2) family protein, producing MTGSILFQAIVFLAGAIICVSIAKKLGLSSVIGYLLAGVLIGPYVLGFIGNEGEDILHFAEFGVVVMLFLIGLEIEPKNFWNMRKTILGMGGIQVGGTMLLSCILFTLLGFEWKVALVISMAVALSSTAIAMQTIKEKGLMDTTFGTSSFSILLFQDIIVIFMLGFIPLLSNTEGSASAENHSDNTNLLDNLPLGFQTLAIILSVVIIIVVGKYLIVPMLRKVAKTGVRELLIAAAFLIVFGISFLMEYVGLSPALGAFLGGVVLSNSEFKHELESTLEPFKNLMLGLFFMAVGASINFIVIANSPLEVGGILIAIIVIKAFILFITGRIFNLKLDQKLLLTFSLAQIGEFAFVLLSFAFGLNILTQDQMDMMLVITALSMSLTPIIGIINERFILPRIGTKESVKRPMDHIAKTQKIILVGFGHFGSTIGRFLRSHGVEATILDHDSNRVDFLRKMGFEVYYGDATRLDLLESAGIAEAKIVICATNKISVSKAISKIIKEKYPHVELMIRTKNRYDAYELLNLGNENIYRESLETSLTLAKDVLSKMGFRKYTLNCQVQNFIKYDEDSLRRLASEPKEEDNYIFKAKKELEQQEKFLNEDFKRGIVEYDNHWDSEHIRKALNKSNKK from the coding sequence ATGACAGGAAGCATACTTTTTCAAGCCATTGTTTTTTTAGCAGGAGCCATTATTTGCGTGTCTATAGCAAAAAAATTAGGTCTAAGTTCTGTAATAGGATATCTCTTAGCAGGTGTTTTAATTGGTCCTTATGTATTAGGTTTTATAGGAAATGAAGGTGAGGATATCTTGCATTTTGCAGAATTTGGAGTTGTAGTCATGCTATTTTTAATTGGCCTAGAAATTGAACCAAAAAACTTCTGGAACATGCGGAAAACCATTCTTGGTATGGGAGGTATACAAGTAGGAGGTACCATGTTACTTTCGTGTATTTTGTTTACGTTGTTAGGTTTTGAATGGAAAGTAGCTCTAGTAATCTCTATGGCAGTCGCATTATCATCCACAGCAATTGCTATGCAAACTATAAAGGAGAAAGGCTTAATGGATACTACGTTTGGAACGTCGTCATTTTCCATTTTACTGTTTCAGGATATTATTGTTATTTTCATGTTAGGTTTTATTCCGTTGTTATCAAATACAGAGGGTAGCGCTTCCGCGGAAAACCATAGTGATAATACTAATTTACTAGATAACCTTCCGCTAGGTTTCCAAACTTTGGCTATTATTTTATCGGTTGTAATAATTATAGTTGTAGGCAAGTATTTAATTGTTCCCATGTTGCGCAAAGTTGCAAAAACAGGCGTTCGGGAATTATTAATTGCTGCAGCTTTTTTAATTGTTTTTGGAATTTCATTTTTAATGGAATATGTAGGGTTAAGTCCTGCCTTAGGAGCCTTTTTAGGAGGCGTAGTATTATCTAACAGTGAGTTTAAACACGAACTAGAAAGCACGCTAGAACCTTTTAAAAACCTAATGTTAGGTTTGTTTTTTATGGCTGTTGGCGCATCGATTAACTTTATTGTTATTGCTAATAGTCCTTTAGAAGTGGGAGGAATTTTAATTGCCATTATTGTTATAAAAGCTTTCATATTATTTATTACTGGTCGTATTTTCAATTTAAAGTTAGATCAAAAATTATTACTCACATTTAGTTTAGCTCAAATAGGGGAGTTTGCTTTTGTATTATTATCATTTGCATTCGGGCTTAATATCTTAACGCAAGACCAAATGGATATGATGCTTGTAATAACAGCTCTTAGTATGTCGCTTACACCAATTATAGGTATAATTAACGAACGTTTTATATTACCTAGAATAGGAACTAAAGAATCGGTTAAACGGCCTATGGACCATATTGCGAAAACTCAAAAAATTATATTAGTTGGTTTTGGGCATTTTGGAAGTACTATTGGTCGCTTTTTACGTTCGCATGGCGTAGAAGCAACTATTTTGGATCATGATTCTAATCGCGTAGATTTTCTTCGGAAAATGGGTTTCGAAGTTTATTATGGAGATGCTACACGTTTAGATTTATTAGAGTCTGCTGGTATTGCAGAAGCTAAAATCGTTATTTGTGCAACTAATAAAATATCTGTTTCTAAGGCTATTAGTAAAATAATAAAAGAAAAGTACCCACATGTAGAACTCATGATTCGTACTAAAAATAGATATGATGCTTATGAGTTACTTAACCTCGGAAATGAAAATATTTATCGTGAATCTCTAGAAACTTCGCTAACATTAGCTAAAGATGTATTGAGCAAAATGGGTTTTCGGAAATACACTTTAAATTGTCAGGTTCAAAACTTTATAAAATATGATGAAGATAGTTTAAGGCGTTTAGCATCAGAACCTAAAGAGGAGGATAATTATATATTTAAAGCAAAAAAAGAGTTAGAGCAGCAAGAGAAATTCTTAAATGAAGATTTTAAACGTGGTATTGTTGAATATGATAATCACTGGGATAGTGAACATATAAGGAAAGCCTTAAATAAATCTAATAAGAAATAA
- a CDS encoding NAD(P)H-dependent oxidoreductase codes for MKKILILFSHPKFEKSRANSMLVNRIKDKENVTFHDLYELYPDFHIDVDKEKKLLSEHDVIIWHHPFYWYSCPPLMKQWIDMVLEFGWAYGPNANALESKTCLNVITTGGSKDLYCSQGTNSFTISQFLRPFEQTANLCGMTYFPPFAVMGTYNLSDKELTDHANKYSKLIDLLQQGFTLGDFNSCTFLNDIPELKLS; via the coding sequence ATGAAAAAAATATTAATTCTGTTTTCACATCCTAAATTCGAAAAATCGAGAGCTAATAGTATGCTTGTCAATAGAATAAAGGATAAAGAAAACGTTACGTTTCATGATTTATACGAGCTTTATCCAGATTTTCATATCGATGTCGATAAAGAAAAGAAGTTACTAAGTGAACACGACGTTATAATTTGGCATCATCCTTTTTATTGGTATAGTTGTCCTCCTTTAATGAAACAGTGGATTGATATGGTTCTTGAGTTTGGTTGGGCTTATGGTCCAAATGCAAACGCATTAGAATCCAAAACTTGTTTAAACGTTATTACCACTGGAGGTTCTAAAGATTTATACTGCTCTCAAGGGACTAATAGCTTTACTATTTCTCAATTTTTAAGACCTTTTGAGCAAACAGCAAACTTGTGTGGTATGACGTATTTTCCACCATTTGCGGTTATGGGAACTTATAATTTAAGTGATAAAGAATTAACAGATCATGCTAACAAATACAGTAAGTTAATAGATTTATTACAGCAAGGTTTTACATTAGGAGATTTTAATAGTTGTACTTTTTTGAATGATATACCGGAATTAAAACTCTCTTAA
- a CDS encoding MarC family protein: protein MDNLITFSITVFTGFFAITNPISNMTVFVSLTQGSDKKTKADINKRANIIAFIIVTVFVLLGKYIFELFNISIPAFKITGGILIFFIGFEMLQSKQSNVKSLKHINVDENIAVSPLAIPILAGPGTIVTAMNFVANVQTIHIFLVIAIFGSMSLITFYTFKLSDHIVKLVGNNVISVIGKIMGLIIAIIGTGMVITGIKISFNLLS, encoded by the coding sequence ATGGATAACTTAATTACATTCTCAATCACCGTATTTACAGGCTTTTTTGCTATAACCAACCCTATATCAAACATGACGGTTTTTGTGTCTTTAACCCAAGGTTCAGATAAAAAAACTAAAGCTGATATAAATAAAAGAGCAAATATTATTGCATTTATAATTGTAACCGTTTTTGTGCTCTTAGGTAAATATATTTTTGAACTGTTTAATATTAGTATTCCTGCATTTAAAATTACGGGTGGAATCTTAATATTTTTTATTGGTTTTGAAATGCTACAATCAAAACAATCTAATGTAAAAAGCCTTAAACATATTAATGTAGATGAAAATATTGCTGTTTCACCATTGGCCATTCCTATTTTAGCAGGTCCAGGAACCATTGTTACTGCAATGAATTTTGTTGCCAATGTCCAAACTATCCACATATTTTTAGTAATTGCTATCTTTGGGTCAATGAGTTTAATCACCTTTTATACATTTAAATTGAGTGATCATATTGTAAAATTAGTTGGTAATAACGTGATTTCGGTAATTGGAAAAATAATGGGGTTAATTATTGCTATTATTGGGACGGGTATGGTTATAACTGGTATTAAAATTAGCTTTAACTTACTTTCTTAA
- a CDS encoding Dps family protein yields the protein METITAAIGIEKDNRKAVVEMLKQLLADEYVMYTKYRNAHWNVEGIDFHSKHVFFEEEYGKLENTIDEVAERIRMLGFYSPGSMQQFIELSELKENGPDTNDSTSFMRVLLEDHETVIKFIRKSIGDNAEAHNDEGTADFITGIMQMHEQMAWMLRSSLKTFK from the coding sequence ATGGAAACAATAACAGCAGCCATAGGCATTGAAAAAGATAATAGAAAAGCGGTAGTAGAAATGTTAAAACAACTACTGGCCGATGAATATGTTATGTATACTAAATATAGAAATGCACACTGGAATGTCGAGGGTATCGATTTCCATAGTAAGCATGTTTTCTTTGAAGAAGAATATGGTAAATTAGAAAATACTATTGATGAAGTTGCAGAACGTATCCGTATGTTAGGCTTTTATTCTCCAGGTAGTATGCAACAGTTTATAGAACTTTCTGAATTGAAAGAAAACGGACCAGACACTAACGATAGTACTAGTTTTATGAGGGTTTTATTAGAAGATCATGAAACCGTGATTAAATTTATAAGAAAAAGTATTGGTGATAACGCCGAAGCACATAACGATGAAGGTACGGCCGATTTTATTACCGGTATTATGCAAATGCATGAACAAATGGCTTGGATGTTACGTTCATCATTAAAAACGTTTAAATAA
- a CDS encoding DUF748 domain-containing protein, with amino-acid sequence MKVNPKSNKKYSVLKNRLPLVILGVVGILLIGILGVQLYGKHLISNLVSKQLPDNLELTYEDLDLDILFGNMEFNSMKLKFFSLKTKKTEAEITIETLKIKDVAYWLLLNKKQFNTDAVNVGNADVIVFKKDSDSIKCSVENVSFELSKFKTDSLLLQNKIPFDYYTSNLLLTNLYLDLGRFEMLKVATLSYKNNNLKFEDLSITSKYKQQELSEKLVKEHDYVDFKVTDGASTEFRLKTVNDSFLVSAHNLSLNNSELHLFRDKLLADDTTKKLLYGTKLRNLPIQLDIETFSIENSNVFYSERVDKGIDPVSISFENLDAQIDNLSNINKQKTKIKVTTKLMGEAPLEFKWEFNSLDTADSFKASANLKDLKAVTINPFLESQANVRVLGEIHDMYFTIYGNDFKSTGDMKMKYEDFKFSILNEDRLGINKTLTALVNVFTNDGSKTDVNGYRYGDIEVERDKTKSFFNYLWLNTKDGLKNTVIGNGKK; translated from the coding sequence ATGAAGGTAAATCCTAAATCTAATAAAAAATATAGTGTATTAAAAAACCGACTGCCCCTAGTTATTCTTGGGGTTGTTGGTATTTTATTGATAGGTATATTGGGAGTACAGCTTTACGGAAAACATTTAATTTCTAATCTTGTTTCCAAACAATTACCAGATAATCTAGAGTTAACCTATGAGGATTTAGACTTAGATATTCTGTTCGGTAATATGGAGTTTAATAGCATGAAATTAAAGTTTTTTAGTTTAAAAACTAAAAAAACAGAAGCAGAAATAACTATAGAAACACTTAAAATAAAGGATGTTGCCTATTGGTTACTTTTGAATAAAAAGCAATTTAATACTGATGCTGTAAATGTGGGAAATGCTGATGTTATAGTTTTCAAAAAAGATTCAGATAGTATTAAATGTTCTGTAGAAAATGTTTCTTTTGAATTGTCTAAATTTAAAACAGATTCATTACTTCTTCAGAATAAAATACCTTTTGATTATTACACTTCAAACTTATTGTTAACCAATTTGTATTTAGATTTGGGTCGTTTTGAAATGCTGAAAGTAGCAACGCTTTCATATAAAAATAACAACCTAAAATTCGAAGATTTATCTATAACTTCAAAATATAAACAACAGGAACTTTCTGAAAAATTAGTAAAGGAACACGATTATGTTGATTTTAAAGTTACAGATGGGGCTTCAACAGAATTTAGATTAAAAACAGTAAATGATAGTTTTCTAGTTTCTGCTCATAATTTAAGCTTGAATAATTCAGAATTACATCTTTTTAGAGATAAACTATTAGCGGATGATACTACGAAAAAATTACTCTATGGAACAAAACTTCGAAACCTACCAATTCAATTAGATATTGAAACTTTTTCTATAGAAAATTCTAATGTATTTTATTCTGAAAGAGTAGATAAAGGTATCGATCCTGTGTCTATTTCTTTCGAAAATTTAGATGCTCAAATCGATAATCTATCTAATATAAATAAGCAGAAAACGAAAATTAAAGTCACCACAAAGCTTATGGGAGAAGCTCCTTTGGAATTTAAATGGGAATTTAACTCATTAGATACTGCCGATTCTTTTAAGGCTTCGGCTAATTTAAAAGATTTGAAAGCTGTTACAATTAATCCTTTTTTAGAATCTCAGGCTAATGTTAGAGTTCTTGGGGAGATTCACGATATGTATTTCACTATTTATGGAAATGATTTTAAATCTACAGGAGATATGAAAATGAAATATGAGGATTTTAAATTTTCTATTTTAAATGAAGATCGGTTAGGCATAAATAAAACTTTGACTGCACTAGTTAACGTTTTTACAAATGATGGCTCTAAAACGGATGTAAACGGTTACAGATATGGTGATATTGAAGTAGAGCGCGACAAAACGAAATCGTTTTTTAATTATTTATGGCTCAACACAAAAGATGGATTGAAGAATACCGTAATTGGGAATGGTAAAAAATAA
- a CDS encoding arsenate reductase family protein — MSVISQNKRKITIYYHSDNSIGKQVYAYTNASDKKLLGVDISRTKVTGTQWAELANGLGIGIMDLINTDAPSFIQKHGKNKPVLEAHDWIKILVNEPQLLKYPVVLDGKNYLQIKSVAEFKKYIEPDSVGLEKEPLIKQFTDEGKS; from the coding sequence ATGAGCGTGATTTCACAAAACAAACGAAAAATTACAATTTATTATCATTCAGATAATTCTATAGGCAAGCAAGTATATGCTTATACAAATGCATCGGATAAAAAGTTGCTAGGAGTAGATATTTCCAGGACCAAGGTAACAGGAACGCAATGGGCAGAATTGGCTAACGGGTTGGGTATAGGAATTATGGATTTGATAAATACGGATGCCCCTAGTTTTATTCAAAAACATGGAAAAAACAAACCCGTTTTGGAAGCGCACGATTGGATAAAAATTCTAGTGAATGAACCCCAATTGCTTAAATATCCAGTTGTGCTAGATGGTAAAAATTATTTGCAAATTAAAAGTGTTGCCGAATTTAAAAAGTACATAGAACCTGATAGTGTGGGATTAGAAAAAGAGCCATTAATTAAACAATTTACAGATGAAGGTAAATCCTAA
- the cls gene encoding cardiolipin synthase encodes MINTFLWILYGVITLWSIISIILHGSRPTKSLSWFLAILALPFAGPMLYYLFGVNRRKFKFFRLKQTQKRKLFDEKYKDIKELENQVEFNSSKNKKLSHLIENSTFLAPYSGNDATILSGGKETFDSIFEAIEKAEKFIHLQYYIFSVGELTERFYELFKTKIAQGVEVRLIYDSFGSSAFRGNTIKRFRDIGVKAYSMMPIRFGNLLFTLNYRNHRKIIIIDGTVGFTGGVNVSDKYIKPISDLGIWNDLHIKVEGPVVNSLHRVFIKDYYFASQEELLLKEKYLPKTERKGHHIIQIVAAGPDSKQPAIMQQYISMITLAEKCICIANPYFIPSTAVLQALKIAALSGIEVKILVPKVSDSKMAKLSMFSRFEELLEVGIKIYLRSDFSHSKMILIDGEIASIGSGNFDYRSFEHNFETNALIYDDGLTQQVEKEFDSICDKNIPLDYESYKNRPIWTRLLEGLAKFFSPLL; translated from the coding sequence ATGATTAATACATTCTTATGGATTTTATATGGGGTAATCACCCTCTGGAGCATCATTAGTATTATACTGCATGGTAGCCGGCCAACAAAATCATTAAGTTGGTTTTTGGCCATTTTGGCATTGCCTTTTGCAGGACCTATGCTATACTATTTGTTTGGTGTAAACCGGAGAAAATTTAAGTTCTTTCGTTTAAAGCAAACCCAAAAACGAAAGCTATTTGACGAAAAATACAAAGATATAAAAGAGCTAGAAAATCAAGTAGAATTTAATTCTTCTAAAAACAAAAAACTATCTCACCTTATCGAAAATAGCACATTTCTAGCTCCATATAGTGGTAATGATGCAACTATTCTAAGTGGAGGAAAAGAAACATTCGATAGTATTTTTGAAGCCATAGAAAAAGCTGAAAAATTTATTCATTTACAATATTATATTTTTTCAGTAGGTGAATTAACAGAACGTTTTTATGAACTATTTAAAACGAAGATTGCACAAGGCGTTGAAGTTCGCTTAATTTATGATTCTTTTGGAAGTTCTGCTTTTCGAGGTAATACTATCAAACGTTTCCGAGATATTGGTGTAAAAGCATATTCTATGATGCCTATTCGGTTTGGAAATCTACTTTTCACATTGAATTATAGAAATCATAGAAAAATTATTATTATCGATGGAACCGTTGGTTTTACTGGCGGTGTAAACGTATCGGACAAATATATAAAACCCATATCAGACCTTGGAATTTGGAACGATTTACATATTAAAGTAGAAGGTCCTGTGGTGAATAGTTTACACAGAGTTTTTATTAAGGATTACTATTTTGCGAGTCAAGAAGAGCTTCTTCTAAAGGAAAAATATCTTCCAAAAACTGAACGCAAAGGACATCATATCATACAAATTGTTGCAGCAGGTCCCGACTCCAAACAACCAGCTATTATGCAACAATATATTAGTATGATAACGTTGGCCGAAAAATGTATTTGCATTGCCAATCCTTATTTTATTCCAAGTACAGCTGTACTGCAAGCTTTAAAAATTGCAGCACTTAGCGGTATTGAAGTTAAAATATTAGTTCCCAAAGTATCCGATTCTAAAATGGCCAAGTTAAGTATGTTTTCAAGGTTTGAAGAGCTTTTAGAGGTTGGGATTAAAATATACTTGAGATCCGATTTTTCGCATAGTAAAATGATTCTTATTGACGGGGAAATTGCCTCAATTGGATCGGGAAATTTTGACTATCGAAGTTTTGAACATAATTTTGAAACCAATGCCTTGATCTATGATGATGGTTTAACACAACAAGTTGAAAAAGAATTCGATAGTATCTGTGACAAAAATATCCCTCTAGATTATGAAAGCTACAAAAACAGACCAATATGGACACGACTACTAGAGGGGTTAGCCAAATTTTTTAGTCCATTATTGTAA